One window of Diabrotica undecimpunctata isolate CICGRU chromosome 8, icDiaUnde3, whole genome shotgun sequence genomic DNA carries:
- the LOC140447807 gene encoding uncharacterized protein isoform X2, translating into MEVIKQEISEDTCEVKIENNGLDEALLDSFKYEIKVEPNLENIDYTSDCLALKEFPVKTEVEQDGKILICFKEKQKTKEGFQL; encoded by the coding sequence ATGGAagtaataaaacaagaaattagTGAGGACACGTGTGAAGTAAAAATAGAGAATAATGGATTGGATGAAGCTCTTTTGGATAGCTTTAAATATGAAATTAAGGTAGAACCCAATTTAGAAAATATAGATTATACTTCTGATTGTTTAGCTTTGAAGGAATTTCCAGTAAAGACTGAAGTAGAACAAGATGGAAAGATACTTAtctgttttaaagaaaaacaaaaaaccaaagaaG